One Thalassotalea sediminis DNA segment encodes these proteins:
- a CDS encoding EAL domain-containing protein produces MDVKASTDIQAARQLPKLKSLLKKYRQVKTMQSGLLRLSELASTVNDMSSFYCALESVIRSLLITDSFHIVLLNKSRQLSLAHAHNMKEQRLLEHLEKNHWRQSLSHIVFDECDAIHCSSAERMALAKAEKIALYGSSCVDWLGVPLKRGHQVIGVIALQSYDEKLYFDDRDCQLLEFIAEHLVTAIDRVRSREILEQNIRQRTQKLTETNRKLQQEIGERQKAVKLYKAMLSISELTATNQDIQLFYQSLHQEINALLPADNFYVALVNEAERSLSFPYYVDEKVTHPQPRKIGNGLTELAISKAQPLMVTNGSIYALTEQGDIEQKAFTMQYPADRLPKAWLGAPLLAQDRVIGVFAIQHYENHHAYSHQDLELVRFVSQHVASAILRKEALAASQRSHDELERMVNQRTQELQATNLNLRMQIEERRKAEQQLYFEAHHDALTRLPNRAMFSDRLNYALSHVKRHPNHRFAVLFIDLDRFKLINDTLGHHAGDEFLKEIAKRLTICVRDNDILARLGGDEFVVLLDSLQSQDDVEEVATRIITAIEQPFDVNGHTLYSNASIGIALCNHHYNDANEILRDADAAMYQAKSMGRGRYVFFDDSMREQLIASLTLEQELRIAIKQQQFELHYQQINDLQSTNTIGFEALLRWQHPTKGLLTPSEFLFMAEETGMILEIETWVIEQVCLRLKQWESHAHYENAFIGVNLSGRHLTQANQLHLLIDLIKLNTVQPERLILEFNENAFAQHTELALKGLKKLKKFGVKLALDDYGAGLSSFNFLHSYPFEFIKLDRSLIHSIGCNSDNITLVKALHDLGSQFGYRLVAEGIESQEMLDKLNDVGCEFGQGYHIAKPKKFADGCDIEENDSKARA; encoded by the coding sequence ATGGATGTAAAGGCGAGTACAGATATTCAAGCAGCGCGCCAATTACCTAAATTGAAGTCGCTGTTAAAAAAATATCGACAAGTAAAAACGATGCAATCAGGATTGTTGCGACTGTCAGAGTTGGCAAGCACGGTAAATGATATGTCGTCGTTTTATTGTGCCCTAGAATCAGTGATCAGGTCGTTATTGATTACTGATAGTTTCCACATTGTATTATTGAATAAATCACGTCAACTTTCACTCGCCCATGCTCATAATATGAAAGAGCAAAGGCTACTAGAGCACTTAGAAAAAAACCATTGGCGTCAGAGTTTAAGTCATATTGTATTTGATGAATGTGATGCAATACATTGCAGCTCTGCAGAGAGAATGGCATTGGCAAAAGCTGAGAAAATAGCCCTTTATGGTTCATCTTGTGTGGATTGGTTAGGCGTACCATTAAAGCGTGGTCATCAAGTCATTGGTGTCATTGCCTTACAAAGTTATGATGAGAAGCTTTATTTTGATGACCGGGATTGCCAATTACTTGAATTCATTGCTGAACATCTAGTAACCGCTATTGATAGAGTGAGAAGTAGAGAAATACTCGAGCAAAATATACGTCAGCGCACACAAAAGCTAACGGAGACAAATCGTAAGTTACAACAGGAAATTGGCGAACGCCAAAAGGCGGTTAAACTTTATAAAGCGATGCTATCTATTTCCGAGTTAACTGCCACTAATCAAGATATTCAGTTGTTTTATCAGTCATTACATCAAGAAATAAATGCGTTATTACCTGCTGATAATTTCTATGTTGCGCTCGTAAATGAAGCAGAAAGGTCATTAAGTTTTCCATATTACGTTGATGAAAAAGTTACGCACCCACAACCGAGAAAAATAGGTAACGGCTTAACAGAATTAGCGATTTCTAAAGCGCAACCTTTGATGGTCACCAATGGCAGTATTTATGCTTTAACAGAACAGGGTGATATTGAACAAAAAGCCTTTACGATGCAGTATCCTGCAGATCGTTTACCTAAAGCTTGGTTAGGCGCACCATTACTAGCACAAGATCGTGTCATTGGTGTATTTGCTATTCAACATTATGAAAACCACCATGCGTACAGTCATCAAGATTTGGAGCTTGTTCGCTTTGTTAGTCAACATGTCGCTTCTGCAATTTTACGTAAGGAAGCCTTAGCTGCCTCACAACGTAGTCATGATGAACTTGAGCGCATGGTAAATCAACGTACCCAAGAGCTCCAAGCGACAAATTTAAATCTACGGATGCAAATTGAAGAAAGGCGTAAAGCTGAACAACAGCTTTATTTTGAGGCTCATCATGATGCACTTACTAGATTACCTAACAGAGCGATGTTTTCTGATCGACTTAACTATGCATTAAGTCATGTAAAACGTCATCCAAATCATAGGTTTGCTGTATTATTTATTGATTTAGACCGTTTTAAATTAATCAATGATACTTTGGGACATCATGCTGGTGATGAATTTTTAAAAGAAATTGCCAAAAGGCTGACTATTTGTGTTCGTGATAACGATATTTTAGCGCGATTAGGTGGTGACGAATTCGTGGTATTATTGGATTCTTTGCAGTCTCAAGATGATGTAGAAGAAGTCGCTACCCGAATTATTACCGCAATAGAACAACCATTTGATGTTAATGGGCATACACTATATTCAAATGCGAGTATTGGCATTGCTTTGTGTAATCACCATTATAATGACGCCAATGAAATTCTACGTGATGCTGATGCTGCAATGTATCAAGCCAAGAGCATGGGTAGAGGGCGTTACGTCTTTTTTGACGACAGTATGCGTGAACAATTAATCGCTAGCTTAACGTTAGAGCAAGAGTTACGTATTGCCATTAAACAGCAGCAATTTGAGCTGCATTACCAACAAATCAATGATTTACAGAGTACGAATACAATCGGCTTTGAAGCGTTATTGCGTTGGCAACATCCCACTAAAGGCTTGTTAACACCGAGTGAATTTCTTTTTATGGCAGAAGAAACTGGCATGATTTTAGAGATTGAAACCTGGGTTATCGAGCAAGTTTGTTTGCGCTTGAAACAATGGGAGTCTCATGCGCACTATGAGAATGCTTTTATCGGCGTTAATTTGTCTGGACGTCATTTAACCCAAGCAAATCAATTACACTTATTGATTGATTTGATCAAATTGAACACGGTTCAACCGGAACGTTTAATTTTGGAGTTTAATGAAAATGCGTTTGCACAACATACTGAGTTAGCATTGAAAGGTTTGAAAAAACTGAAGAAGTTTGGTGTAAAATTAGCGCTAGATGATTATGGCGCAGGGTTGTCGTCATTTAACTTTTTACATAGCTACCCTTTTGAGTTTATTAAGCTGGACCGCAGTCTAATTCATTCTATTGGTTGTAATAGCGATAATATAACCTTGGTTAAAGCGTTACATGATTTAGGCAGTCAGTTTGGTTATCGACTGGTGGCTGAAGGCATTGAATCACAGGAAATGTTAGACAAGCTTAATGATGTTGGCTGTGAATTTGGTCAAGGGTACCATATTGCGAAGCCGAAAAAATTTGCAGATGGCTGTGATATTGAAGAAAACGACTCGAAAGCGCGTGCTTAA
- a CDS encoding TatD family hydrolase, producing the protein MIDIGVNLTSSRFDKDRADVISRAKAANISGLLVTGTNVKESKHALALCQHDPYFLYATAGVHPHDADHVEHDYIEQLRRLTLDSNVKAIGECGLDYNRNFSTPDNQKQVFSEQLALAAEVQLPVFLHQRDAFEPWLEIILPYVDQIPNFVSHCFTGSKSELDKCLEHDMYIGVTGWVCDVKRGGDLREAVKHLPLERLMIETDAPYLTPKTIRPRPKSSRNEPAYLSYVVQELSVLTGYSTQSIVQYSEQNSRRVFGLEQ; encoded by the coding sequence TTGATCGATATAGGTGTTAACTTAACAAGTAGTCGCTTTGATAAGGATAGGGCTGATGTAATTTCGCGAGCTAAGGCTGCGAATATTTCAGGGCTATTGGTGACGGGCACAAACGTTAAAGAAAGTAAACATGCACTTGCGCTATGTCAGCATGATCCTTATTTTTTATATGCAACAGCGGGTGTTCATCCACATGATGCCGATCATGTAGAACACGACTATATCGAACAATTACGACGACTAACCCTTGATTCAAATGTTAAAGCTATTGGTGAATGTGGCTTAGACTATAATCGGAATTTTTCTACGCCAGACAATCAAAAACAGGTGTTTTCTGAGCAATTAGCGTTAGCTGCAGAGGTTCAATTGCCGGTTTTTTTGCATCAACGAGACGCTTTTGAGCCCTGGTTAGAAATTATTTTGCCATATGTTGATCAGATCCCTAATTTTGTTTCGCACTGTTTTACAGGCAGTAAGTCTGAGTTAGATAAGTGTCTGGAACATGATATGTATATTGGTGTGACGGGTTGGGTATGTGACGTAAAACGTGGAGGTGATTTAAGAGAAGCCGTTAAACATCTGCCATTGGAGCGTCTGATGATCGAAACTGACGCGCCATATTTAACGCCTAAAACCATTAGACCTAGACCAAAAAGTAGTCGCAATGAGCCTGCTTATTTATCTTATGTTGTGCAAGAATTATCGGTGTTAACGGGGTACTCAACGCAATCTATTGTTCAGTATAGCGAACAAAATAGTCGTCGAGTTTTTGGCTTGGAGCAATAA
- the tatB gene encoding Sec-independent protein translocase protein TatB — protein MFDIGFWELLLISVIGLVVLGPERLPVAIRTVSDWIKGVKSFSRNVQNEISQELRIQELHADLKKAEQSKFEDLSPEVANSLKSLKEAAESVQQPYQKNDENKVLDDEKPSKTEDKKEADQ, from the coding sequence ATGTTTGATATCGGTTTTTGGGAGCTTTTATTAATTTCCGTCATAGGGCTTGTGGTCTTAGGGCCTGAACGTCTACCTGTAGCTATTAGAACGGTAAGTGACTGGATAAAAGGCGTAAAGAGCTTTAGTCGCAATGTGCAAAATGAGATCTCTCAAGAATTACGTATTCAAGAACTACATGCAGATTTAAAAAAAGCTGAACAATCAAAGTTTGAAGATTTGTCGCCGGAAGTCGCTAATTCTCTTAAGTCTTTAAAGGAAGCGGCAGAGTCTGTTCAGCAACCATACCAAAAAAATGATGAAAACAAGGTGTTAGACGACGAAAAACCAAGTAAAACTGAAGATAAAAAAGAAGCTGATCAGTAA
- the tatA gene encoding Sec-independent protein translocase subunit TatA: MGGISIWQLLIVAAIVILLFGTKKLRNLGSDLGSAVKGFKKAVTEEEKEDKPTESLANKSAAEENAETTKEKDKV, from the coding sequence ATGGGTGGAATAAGTATTTGGCAATTATTGATTGTTGCTGCAATTGTTATTTTATTGTTTGGTACCAAAAAGTTACGCAATTTGGGTTCTGATCTAGGTTCTGCTGTTAAAGGTTTTAAAAAAGCTGTAACAGAAGAAGAGAAAGAAGATAAGCCAACAGAGTCTCTTGCAAACAAGTCAGCCGCTGAAGAAAACGCTGAAACAACGAAAGAAAAAGATAAAGTTTAG
- the rpoH gene encoding RNA polymerase sigma factor RpoH codes for MSDTMQSMALSVPQSGSIEAYVQSAYSIPMLSAEREHELATRLHSEDDLQAAQELIMSHLRFVVHVAKGYAGYGLAQADLIQEGNVGLMKAVKRFNPEVGVRLVSFAVHWIKAEIHEFVLRNWRIVKVATTKAQRKLFFNLRKNKKRLGWFSNDEVSHVAESLGVSKKDVMEMESRMTSQDQTFEMSNDDDDSSMGSSFAPAQYLEDASSDIAQQVEENNWEQHANKRLANALVALDDRSQDIIKTRWLEEDKATLQELADKYQISAERVRQLEKNALNKLKNGMAA; via the coding sequence ATGAGTGATACAATGCAATCGATGGCGCTATCAGTGCCGCAAAGCGGCAGCATTGAAGCCTATGTACAATCAGCTTATAGCATTCCTATGCTTTCCGCTGAGCGGGAGCATGAGCTAGCGACTCGTTTACATAGTGAAGACGACTTACAGGCGGCGCAAGAGTTGATTATGTCGCACTTACGTTTTGTTGTTCACGTAGCAAAAGGATATGCAGGATACGGGTTAGCTCAAGCTGATTTGATCCAAGAAGGTAATGTAGGTTTGATGAAGGCAGTTAAGCGGTTTAACCCTGAAGTAGGTGTACGCTTGGTGTCATTTGCTGTTCATTGGATCAAAGCGGAAATTCACGAGTTTGTTTTACGTAATTGGCGTATCGTGAAGGTAGCTACAACCAAAGCGCAACGTAAGTTATTTTTTAATTTACGTAAAAATAAGAAACGTTTAGGTTGGTTTAGCAATGATGAAGTAAGTCATGTTGCTGAATCTCTTGGTGTATCTAAGAAAGACGTGATGGAAATGGAATCACGTATGACAAGCCAAGATCAAACGTTTGAAATGTCGAATGATGACGATGATAGTTCAATGGGCAGTAGTTTTGCTCCAGCTCAGTATTTAGAAGATGCTAGTTCAGACATTGCTCAGCAAGTTGAAGAGAACAATTGGGAGCAACACGCGAATAAGCGTTTGGCCAATGCATTAGTTGCACTTGATGATCGTAGCCAAGACATTATTAAAACACGTTGGTTGGAAGAAGATAAAGCAACACTTCAAGAGTTAGCTGATAAATACCAAATTTCTGCTGAGCGCGTACGCCAGTTAGAGAAAAATGCGTTAAATAAATTGAAAAACGGTATGGCTGCATAA
- the ftsY gene encoding signal recognition particle-docking protein FtsY — protein sequence MSEKKGMFSWLGFGKKAEKPTTEEEQVVAEQASEETSVEEIEEKDLPTAQNQQNIDEPEPEPEPEPEPEPEPEPEPEPEPEPEPEPEPEPEPEPEPEPEPEPEPEPEPEPEPEPKVGFFARLKQGLSKTRQNIGGGLFDLFRGKKIDDELFEELETHLLMADVGVETTMKIIESLTESASRSQLKDAEALYDLLKQELNKIIEPVNKPLDIPKSDSPHVILMVGVNGVGKTTTIGKLAKQFQAQGKSVMLAAGDTFRAAAVEQLQVWGERNDIPVIAQHTGADSASVIFDAISAAKSRGADVLIADTAGRLQNKAHLMEELKKVVRVMKKLDENAPHEVMLTIDAGTGQNALSQTQLFDDAVGLTGLTLTKLDGTAKGGVVFAVADKFGIPIRYLGVGEGIDDLRPFNGTDFIDALFSQEHNQE from the coding sequence ATGTCAGAAAAAAAAGGTATGTTTTCTTGGTTAGGTTTTGGCAAAAAAGCCGAAAAACCAACAACTGAAGAAGAGCAAGTAGTAGCAGAGCAAGCGTCTGAGGAGACGTCTGTAGAAGAAATCGAAGAAAAAGACTTGCCAACAGCACAGAATCAACAAAACATTGATGAGCCAGAGCCAGAGCCAGAGCCAGAGCCAGAGCCAGAGCCAGAGCCAGAGCCAGAGCCAGAGCCAGAGCCAGAGCCAGAGCCAGAGCCAGAGCCAGAGCCAGAGCCAGAGCCAGAGCCAGAGCCAGAGCCAGAGCCAGAGCCAGAGCCAGAGCCAGAGCCAGAGCCAGAGCCAAAAGTTGGTTTTTTTGCCCGGTTGAAACAAGGGTTAAGTAAAACACGTCAGAATATTGGTGGTGGATTATTCGATCTCTTTCGTGGCAAGAAAATTGATGATGAGCTGTTTGAAGAGTTAGAAACGCACTTATTAATGGCTGATGTTGGTGTTGAAACCACAATGAAAATTATTGAGTCGTTAACTGAGTCAGCATCACGCAGCCAGCTAAAAGATGCAGAAGCACTATACGACTTGCTCAAACAAGAACTGAATAAAATTATCGAACCGGTTAATAAGCCTTTAGATATTCCCAAGAGTGATAGCCCCCATGTAATATTAATGGTTGGCGTTAATGGCGTTGGAAAAACAACGACGATCGGAAAACTCGCGAAGCAATTTCAGGCGCAAGGCAAATCTGTTATGTTAGCAGCTGGCGACACCTTTCGAGCTGCCGCCGTTGAGCAATTGCAGGTGTGGGGGGAAAGAAATGATATCCCTGTCATCGCACAACATACAGGAGCAGATAGTGCATCGGTTATATTTGATGCGATTAGTGCAGCAAAATCTAGAGGGGCTGATGTACTTATTGCCGATACTGCAGGTCGACTACAAAATAAAGCACATTTAATGGAAGAGTTGAAAAAAGTGGTGCGAGTGATGAAAAAGCTCGATGAAAACGCGCCACATGAAGTGATGTTAACCATTGATGCAGGTACAGGACAAAATGCGCTCAGTCAAACACAGTTATTTGATGATGCAGTAGGATTAACCGGACTAACTCTGACAAAATTAGATGGCACAGCTAAAGGCGGTGTTGTTTTTGCCGTTGCTGATAAGTTTGGTATTCCTATTCGATATTTAGGTGTAGGAGAAGGGATTGATGATTTACGTCCTTTCAATGGTACTGACTTTATTGATGCGTTGTTCAGCCAAGAACATAACCAAGAATAA
- the ftsE gene encoding cell division ATP-binding protein FtsE, with translation MIRFNQVNKTYPGGFIALNNVSFSLAAGEMAFLTGHSGAGKSTLLKLMSLMETPTSGTVHINGVNLSSVSYSQIPYVRRGIGMIFQNHNLLMDRTVFDNVALPLIIEGFSHKETKKRVEAALEKVHLTSKIRCYPHMLSGGEQQRVGIARAIVNKPPILLADEPTGNLDPKLSLEIIKLFEEFNDLGVAVLIATHDLGLIARLKYRTLTLKQGAMIDDGLVEGLQGVHDE, from the coding sequence ATGATCCGTTTTAATCAGGTAAACAAAACTTATCCCGGCGGCTTTATTGCATTGAACAATGTTAGCTTTAGTTTAGCGGCTGGGGAAATGGCATTTTTAACTGGGCATTCAGGTGCCGGTAAAAGTACCTTATTAAAATTGATGTCACTGATGGAAACACCCACTAGTGGTACAGTTCATATTAATGGTGTTAATTTATCTTCCGTTTCCTATTCGCAAATTCCGTATGTACGTCGAGGCATTGGGATGATTTTCCAAAATCATAATTTGCTTATGGATCGTACAGTCTTTGATAATGTGGCATTGCCACTTATCATCGAAGGATTTAGCCACAAAGAAACGAAGAAACGTGTAGAAGCGGCATTGGAAAAAGTACATTTAACCAGCAAGATCCGTTGTTATCCACATATGCTGTCAGGTGGTGAACAGCAGCGTGTAGGGATAGCGCGAGCAATCGTGAATAAGCCTCCTATCCTGCTTGCCGATGAACCTACTGGTAATTTAGACCCTAAACTCTCATTAGAAATTATTAAGCTCTTTGAAGAATTCAATGATTTAGGTGTTGCTGTATTGATTGCCACTCATGATTTAGGGCTTATAGCCCGGCTAAAATATCGGACCTTAACCTTAAAGCAAGGGGCGATGATTGATGATGGTTTAGTTGAAGGTTTGCAAGGAGTTCATGATGAATAA
- a CDS encoding sensor domain-containing diguanylate cyclase: MRLAFCIVMAISYLLMFNTSHATASATFGNKQLYNSTTKIEFFKLSAQKQALTINQIQKTKASQWLQLSSNNVNVAEGNNWLKVVLTNTLDKTVDTHLVIDGRQFLYQFIFYQVNMGTKDLSSPLLLSNTRQLNNVVTTQITLHKSEQKVLYIKLSSLADRVVQIRALNQYRFTDYISEDNFISGIAIGGLSAMVLILLFVFLSTFNHAILLLAAYLAALAGNLAAMYGVNFSILFPHYPEIHGKALPLFTTLGAVFILWFCSELFKLATQSRYLYWSFHLIGWSLLAYAGISFFLSFNENIFISNIIQIVTALFLVALAIHLARCKHQLAPLFAAFVVVQGFIVAINIGFYDGYHFNTQIYTAGYWVTGLLIVFILGRQSSYEKYEKNAARQQALESAIQSKQAQDELLSLQNENQEQLELAVQERTLELNIALQELEEANRELEQKNTQDELTGLFNRRYYDQKLLAEFRRSRRNLTPLSMIVIDIDHFKSINDKYGHTAGDVCLVTLAQLIKQTLRRSSDVGCRYGGEEFCLILPETDAKGAISLAEEIREKVMTTAFSIEGQQLSLTVSCGLTTYQQQAEVSPVDIFNTADQALYLAKVQGRNQVVVKAMVSNATNAD, translated from the coding sequence ATGAGACTTGCTTTTTGTATCGTGATGGCGATTAGCTACTTGTTAATGTTTAATACTAGTCATGCAACAGCTAGTGCTACATTTGGTAACAAACAGTTATATAACAGCACTACCAAGATCGAATTTTTCAAATTATCAGCCCAAAAACAAGCGCTGACGATAAATCAGATACAAAAGACGAAAGCGTCACAATGGCTTCAACTATCTAGTAACAATGTAAATGTTGCTGAAGGTAACAATTGGCTCAAAGTGGTGCTGACAAACACTTTAGATAAAACGGTTGATACGCATCTTGTTATCGATGGCCGTCAGTTTTTGTATCAATTTATCTTCTATCAAGTAAATATGGGTACGAAAGATTTATCTTCACCGTTATTGTTATCGAATACGCGACAACTTAATAATGTGGTTACTACGCAAATTACCTTGCATAAAAGTGAACAAAAGGTGCTTTACATAAAGTTATCATCATTAGCTGATCGAGTTGTCCAAATTCGTGCGTTGAACCAATATCGATTTACCGATTATATTAGCGAAGATAATTTCATCTCAGGCATTGCCATTGGCGGATTGTCAGCTATGGTACTTATTTTGTTATTTGTTTTTCTTTCGACTTTTAACCATGCCATTTTATTGTTGGCTGCATATTTAGCCGCGTTAGCGGGTAATTTAGCTGCAATGTATGGTGTGAACTTTTCAATCTTATTTCCGCATTATCCTGAGATACATGGCAAAGCGCTGCCTTTATTTACTACGTTAGGTGCTGTTTTTATTTTATGGTTCTGTAGTGAATTATTTAAGTTAGCTACGCAGTCTCGATATCTTTATTGGAGTTTTCACTTAATTGGCTGGAGTTTGCTCGCTTATGCTGGCATTAGCTTTTTCTTATCTTTCAATGAAAATATATTCATTAGTAACATTATACAAATTGTAACGGCGTTGTTCCTTGTTGCACTTGCTATACATTTAGCTAGGTGTAAGCACCAACTCGCACCTCTTTTTGCAGCGTTTGTTGTGGTTCAGGGCTTTATTGTTGCGATCAATATAGGTTTTTATGATGGATACCATTTTAATACGCAAATATATACGGCCGGGTATTGGGTAACCGGGTTGCTCATTGTTTTTATTCTAGGGCGACAATCAAGTTATGAAAAGTATGAAAAGAATGCCGCAAGGCAACAGGCATTAGAAAGCGCTATTCAGTCTAAACAGGCGCAGGATGAGCTATTATCGTTGCAAAATGAAAATCAAGAACAGTTAGAACTAGCGGTACAAGAGCGAACATTAGAGCTTAATATTGCCTTACAAGAGCTTGAAGAAGCTAATAGAGAGTTAGAGCAAAAGAACACTCAAGATGAGTTGACCGGTTTATTCAACCGTCGCTATTACGATCAAAAATTATTGGCTGAGTTTCGTCGCAGTCGTCGAAACCTTACGCCGTTAAGTATGATTGTTATTGATATCGATCATTTTAAGTCGATTAACGATAAATATGGTCATACAGCTGGCGATGTTTGTTTAGTCACGCTTGCGCAACTTATTAAGCAAACGCTACGACGTAGTAGCGATGTTGGTTGCCGTTATGGTGGTGAAGAGTTTTGTTTAATTCTGCCTGAAACCGACGCTAAAGGAGCAATTTCTTTAGCTGAAGAAATACGAGAAAAAGTCATGACTACGGCGTTTTCTATAGAAGGACAGCAATTATCTTTAACGGTTTCTTGTGGTTTAACAACCTATCAGCAACAGGCAGAAGTATCGCCTGTTGACATATTTAACACGGCTGATCAGGCACTCTATCTCGCTAAGGTGCAAGGCCGTAATCAAGTTGTTGTTAAGGCGATGGTGTCTAATGCGACAAATGCAGACTAA
- the tatC gene encoding twin-arginine translocase subunit TatC, with translation MDNTPHYTLFDHLIELRDRLLRMVLAVLIVFCSMVYFANDIYEYVSKPLLAVMPEGGQMIATDVASSFFAPFKLTIVLAVFIAMPYILYQIWAFIAPGLYQKEKRLVAPLLFGSSFLFYAGITFVYYIVFPIVFAFFTSVAPEGVNIATDISSYLDFVLKLFFAFGLAFEIPVVILLLCWTGFTTPEKLKLKRPYIVVGAFVMGMLLTPPDVISQTLLAVPMLLLFEVGVFIAGFYHTDDESEEDQREPDAKSE, from the coding sequence ATGGATAATACACCGCACTATACTTTATTTGATCACCTCATTGAGTTACGTGATCGTTTACTTCGAATGGTACTCGCTGTGCTCATTGTATTCTGCTCTATGGTTTATTTCGCCAATGACATTTACGAGTATGTTTCTAAACCTTTATTGGCCGTAATGCCAGAAGGTGGCCAAATGATTGCGACAGATGTGGCATCGTCTTTTTTCGCCCCTTTTAAGCTCACTATTGTACTCGCAGTTTTCATTGCCATGCCTTACATACTTTATCAAATCTGGGCATTTATTGCGCCTGGCTTATATCAGAAGGAAAAACGATTAGTTGCGCCGTTGTTATTTGGCAGTAGCTTTTTGTTTTATGCCGGCATTACCTTTGTTTATTATATTGTTTTCCCAATTGTTTTTGCCTTTTTCACTTCGGTAGCGCCCGAAGGCGTGAATATTGCGACAGATATCAGCAGTTATTTAGATTTTGTGTTGAAGCTGTTTTTTGCTTTCGGTTTGGCATTCGAAATACCCGTGGTGATTTTATTATTATGTTGGACTGGCTTTACTACACCAGAGAAGCTTAAATTAAAACGTCCTTATATTGTCGTCGGCGCTTTTGTCATGGGGATGTTATTAACCCCACCCGATGTTATTTCGCAAACCTTATTAGCGGTGCCGATGCTATTGTTATTTGAAGTAGGTGTATTTATCGCTGGTTTCTATCATACCGATGACGAGTCTGAAGAAGATCAACGAGAACCCGATGCAAAAAGTGAATAA
- the ftsX gene encoding permease-like cell division protein FtsX: MNKRNTSSKSNSSKPNINFLQKIIAYFVRHLQQSVGSLGDLWRTPFTSVMTILVLGISLTLPATLHVFVKNAQSVSQQWESASEISLFLKLSVTDSAANNLVKRISLYPEVASVTYISAQQAMDEFKESSGFGQALEYLSTNPLPATVLVIPTQRSSQPQAAEELLQKLENEREVEQGKLDLEWLTRLQAIATLIEDIVIGIAILLCASVVLIIGNTIRLAILNQRDAIAVMKLVGATDSFIQRPFLYAGMWYGVLGGMVAVLCVAALVHYFSLSMIALTDLYQSNFRLIGLSGSEMLWLLFFAVVLGLSGSYISVRKHIRAIEPTAE, encoded by the coding sequence ATGAATAAACGTAATACGTCATCAAAGTCTAACTCGTCAAAGCCTAATATTAATTTTTTACAGAAAATTATCGCTTACTTTGTCCGTCATCTACAACAAAGCGTCGGTAGTTTAGGTGATTTATGGCGCACGCCTTTTACATCGGTTATGACCATACTTGTGCTTGGTATTAGTCTTACATTACCGGCCACATTGCATGTATTTGTTAAAAATGCACAATCAGTATCCCAACAGTGGGAGTCGGCATCTGAAATCAGTTTATTTTTAAAGCTTTCGGTTACGGATAGTGCTGCTAATAATTTGGTAAAACGCATATCTTTATACCCTGAAGTTGCTAGCGTTACTTATATTTCCGCGCAACAAGCAATGGACGAATTTAAGGAGTCTTCTGGTTTTGGTCAGGCATTAGAATACTTATCGACAAATCCTTTACCTGCTACAGTGCTCGTGATCCCAACTCAACGTTCGAGTCAGCCACAGGCAGCGGAGGAACTTTTACAGAAACTAGAGAATGAAAGAGAAGTTGAACAAGGAAAGCTTGATTTAGAATGGCTAACTCGCTTACAAGCTATTGCTACATTAATTGAAGATATTGTTATTGGTATTGCCATTTTGTTGTGTGCATCGGTTGTCTTAATTATTGGCAATACCATTAGGTTAGCGATTTTAAATCAACGTGACGCTATTGCCGTTATGAAACTTGTTGGAGCAACTGACAGCTTTATTCAACGGCCATTTCTATATGCTGGTATGTGGTATGGTGTGCTAGGCGGCATGGTGGCAGTACTTTGCGTTGCAGCGTTAGTACATTATTTCTCGTTATCAATGATCGCACTTACCGATCTATATCAAAGTAATTTTCGTTTGATTGGTTTAAGTGGTAGTGAAATGTTGTGGTTGTTATTCTTTGCAGTAGTGTTAGGGTTATCAGGTAGTTATATTTCGGTACGAAAACATATTCGTGCTATTGAACCTACAGCAGAATAG